The Triticum aestivum cultivar Chinese Spring chromosome 7B, IWGSC CS RefSeq v2.1, whole genome shotgun sequence genome window below encodes:
- the LOC123160677 gene encoding putative disease resistance protein RGA3: MEAAIGAANGLISSVLNHLSNEFVEAYVASSHLGLNSEKIKEDLLLAQGLLQVAQTRVLSDNHGLQGLLQRLAIKADEAEDALDELHYFIIRDNLDSTRQAVPDMGDDILSRARHGCNALRHTVGNCLACFSCSRIKYGDDGVAADVIPDNSPNATGNPGSGDNDGPVDKLTFDRVAMSKKIKSVIEEIHSLCDSVSKLLPMIPYHSTTTTITRSHRVTGSTTTQKNLHGRTTLLNKTIDDILTTATEHPETLPVLPIVGPGGIGKTTFTQHLYNDNRIEKHFGVKAWVCVSTDFDVVKLSQQILSSIQKSNTSNQTDNLDELQISITRELKCKSILIVFDDIWKCTSSGWKTLLAPFRMGEAKGSTVLVTTRFPYIAEMMKTTNPIALEGLKFDDFFTFFSSIFGGNKPEYCHEDLADLAIDIAKKLKGSPLAAITVGRLLSKEFSRGHWMGVLENNGWQKQENYDDIMPSLRISYDYLPFYLKKCFSYFSLFPEDFEFNKLDMTYFWIALGIIKKDENYIEELVENGFLVKVVDDDEQPYYVMHDLLHELSLSVSSQECLNIRRSNFRVDDIPQTVRHVSVTMEDRFEGGFREEMIKLRSKIDIRNLRALMIFREYEETIDGFLKDIFKEIEGLRVLYILAKSKKSLPLNFSKLIHLRYLKIMKPFSHIWPELTLPSALSRFYHLKFLDLRSFGICRNLPKDISRLVNLRHLFAEKELLSNVPGVRKMKCLQELREFIVKKESVGFELRELGELTELSGELSIHNLDKVATKEEAAEAKLVCKRDLKELRLFWGRQHQHSTEESDVLDALQPHPNLGALMIKNHGGTSGPSWLCGDISIKMLGSLHLEDVSWGTLPPFGQLLHLTSLTLISISVVREIRPGLCGVMDNSFVNLKRIVLDRLPEFVEWVGGTNAQSFSRLESISCEDCPKLCVVPFLECSVSYANLSNFVVDNCPKLSLPPMPHTPTLTSYIVRHGSTKLSYDCKGNGNVLVINEYSGELAWDNMHEVKRISIEDLSHIPLRELIKLKSLIGLYFSRCNVTWHGLQDFTWLQELRVQNCGNFFQWPTEAAHTINPFPASLKCLEIEGESRMQSMALLSDLTCLTFLRLVNCENLTVDGFNPLITVNLDTLVVCNRDKCLGRSVSADLFSELAVARTNLFRLRTLAVDCISAVLIAPICGLLATTLRNLIFRYDERAESFTGEEDGALQLLTSLRSLAFDDCPNLPCLPQVLHLLPSLRYLEVERCPQIRSLPKGSFPTSLRVTIMGCCSRELNEQLQKLMGTNPDLDVRIYVTGLRS; encoded by the exons ATGGAGGCGGCAATCGGCGCGGCGAACGGGCTCATTAGCAGCGTGCTGAACCACCTGTCTAATGAGTTCGTGGAGGCCTATGTTGCCAGCTCCCATCTCGGCCTCAACTCCGAGAAGATCAAGGAGGATCTCTTGCTCGCGCAAGGGCTGTTGCAAGTGGCCCAGACGAGGGTACTGAGCGACAACCATGGTCTTCAGGGTTTGCTGCAGAGGCTCGCCATCAAGGCCGATGAGGCCGAGGATGCGCTGGATGAGCTTCACTACTTCATCATCCGGGACAACCTCGACAGCACCCGGCAAGCGGTGCCTGACATGGGTGATGACATCCTGAGTCGTGCTCGCCATGGTTGCAATGCTCTTCGCCACACTGTCGGTAACTGCCTTGCGTGCTTTTCTTGTTCACGCATCAAATATGGTGATGATGGTGTTGCTGCTGATGTCATTCCTGATAACTCACCCAATGCCACTGGAAACCCTGGTAGTGGTGATAATGATGGTCCAGTTGATAAGTTGACATTTGATAGAGTTGCCATGTCCAAAAAAATCAAGTCAGTGATAGAGGAAATACATTCCCTATGTGACAGTGTGTCCAAGTTGCTCCCCATGATTCCGTACCATAGCACCACCACAACAATCACCCGAAGCCATCGTGTCACAGGATCAACCACTACACAGAAAAATTTGCATGGGAGGACAACCCTTTTGAATAAAACCATAGATGACATTCTCACTACTGCCACTGAGCACCCTGAAACCCTTCCCGTTCTTCCTATTGTTGGCCCAGGGGGTATTGGAAAGACAACTTTCACCCAACACCTTTATAATGATAATAGGATAGAAAAACACTTTGGTGTAAAGGCTTGGGTGTGTGTATCAACAGACTTTGATGTGGTTAAGCTCAGCCAACAAATCCTTAGCTCCATACAAAAAAGCAACACTTCAAATCAAACAGACAATTTAGATGAGCTACAAATATCTATCACACGGGAACTCAAGTGCAAAAGTATTTTAATCGTGTTTGATGATATATGGAAATGCACTAGTAGCGGGTGGAAAACCCTCTTGGCTCCATTCAGGATGGGGGAAGCCAAGGGTAGCACAGTTCTTGTCACAACTCGATTTCCATATATTGCTGAAATGATGAAAACCACCAACCCAATAGCACTGGAAGGTCTGAAGTTTGATGACTTCTTCACATTCTTTTCATCAATATTTGGGGGAAACAAACCTGAGTATTGCCATGAGGACTTAGCTGATCTTGCAATTGATATTGCAAAGAAGTTGAAGGGTTCACCTCTCGCAGCCATAACAGTTGGTCGTTTACTAAGCAAGGAATTTTCTCGGGGACATTGGATGGGAGTTCTAGAAAACAACGGGTGGCAAAAACAAGAAAATTATGATGACATTATGCCATCATTAAGGATTAGCTATGATTACCTTCCTTTTTATCTAAAAAAATGCTTTTCATATTTTTCCTTGTTCCCTGAAGATTTTGAATTTAACAAGTTAGATATGACGTATTTTTGGATTGCACTGGGAATCATAAAAAAAGATGAGAATTATATAGAAGAATTAGTAGAGAATGGCTTCCTTGTgaaggttgttgatgatgatgagcaaCCATACTATGTAATGCATGATTTATTACATGAGTTGTCTCTAAGTGTTTCCTCCCAAGAGTGCCTCAACATACGTAGGTCAAATTTTAGAGTTGATGACATCCCACAAACTGTTCGACACGTATCTGTCACAATGGAAGATAGATTTGAAGGGGGTTTTAGGGAAGAAATGATTAAATTGAGGAGCAAGATAGACATTCGCAATTTGCGAGCTTTGATGATTTTTAGGGAATATGAAGAAACAATTGATGGATTTTTGAAAGATATTTTTAAGGAAATAGAGGGTCTTCGTGTCCTATATATATTAGCGAAATCCAAAAAATCTTTGCCACTCAACTTTTCAAAACTTATCCACCTGCGGTACCTAAAAATTATGAAACCATTTTCACACATTTGGCCAGAATTGACTTTGCCTAGTGCACTATCCAGATTTTATCACTTGAAATTCTTAGACCTTAGAAGCTTTGGTATATGTAGGAATTTACCTAAAGACATTAGTCGCCTTGTCAATTTACGCCATCTTTTTGCTGAGAAAGAACTCCTATCCAATGTTCCTGGGGTCAGAAAGATGAAATGCTTGCAGGAGCTAAGAGAGTTCATTGTTAAAAAAGAGAGTGTCGGATTTGAACTGAGGGAGTTGGGGGAACTCACAGAGCTTAGTGGAGAACTCTCCATACATAATCTTGATAAGGTGGCAACCAAGGAAGAGGCTGCTGAAGCCAAACTTGTTTGTAAACGAGATTTGAAAGAGTTGAGGTTATTTTGGGGTAGACAACACCAACATAGCACAGAGGAATCTGATGTTCTTGATGCCCTTCAGCCGCACCCTAATCTTGGAGCACTTATGATCAAAAATCATGGTGGTACAAGTGGTCCTAGTTGGTTGTGTGGTGACATTAGCATCAAAATGTTGGGGTCTCTCCACCTAGAGGATGTGTCTTGGGGCACCCTTCCACCTTTTGGGCAGCTGTTGCATCTCACGTCACTCACATTGATCAGCATTTCTGTAGTTCGTGAGATCAGACCTGGCTTGTGTGGTGTTATGGACAATAGCTTTGTGAATTTGAAGAGGATTGTTCTTGATAGATTACCTGAATTTGTCGAGTGGGTTGGGGGGACTAATGCCCAATCTTTTTCAAGGCTTGAATCCATCAGCTGCGAAGATTGTCCCAAACTCTGTGTTGTGCCCTTCCTCGAGTGCTCTGTCTCTTATGCCAATCTGTCAAATTTCGTTGTTGATAATTGCCCTAAGTTGTCCCTGCCCCCCATGCCTCACACGCCCACACTGACATCTTATATTGTGAGACATGGTTCTACAAAGTTGTCTTATGATTGTAAAGGAAATGGAAATGTCTTGGTTATTAATGAGTATAGTGGTGAGCTGGCCTGGGATAACATGCATGAAGTAAAAAGAATCAGTATTGAAGATCTGTCACACATTCCATTGAGAGAGCTCATCAAGCTGAAATCCCTAATAGGTCTATATTTCAGCAGATGCAACGTCACGTGGCATGGACTGCAGGACTTCACGTGGCTCCAAGAACTTAGAGTACAAAACTGTGGCAACTTCTTTCAGTGGCCCACTGAAGCAGCTCACACCATCAATCCTTTCCCTGCTTCCCTCAAGTGTCTTGAGATTGAAGGAGAGTCAAGGATGCAGTCAATGGCTCTGCTCTCTGACCTCACTTGTCTCACTTTCCTAAGACTGGTGAACTGTGAGAATTTAACAGTGGATGGATTTAATCCACTCATCACGGTCAACCTTGATACGTTGGTGGTCTGTAACAGAGATAAGTGTCTTGGCCGCTCTGTATCAGCGGATCTTTTCTCGGAATTGGCCGTAGCAAGGACCAACCTTTTCCGATTGCGAACACTTGCAGTTGATTGCATCTCAGCGGTGCTTATTGCTCCCATCTGCGGCCTCCTCGCCACTACCCTCCGGAATTTAATATTCAGGTATGATGAGCGGGCAGAAAGCTTCACGGGAGAGGAAGATGGAGCTCTTCAGCTCCTCACCTCCCTCCGTTCCCTCGCATTTGACGATTGCCCAAATCTGCCATGCCTTCCTCAAGTGTTACACCTCCTTCCTTCACTTCGCTATCTAGAGGTCGAACGTTGTCCTCAAATCCGGTCTCTGCCCAAGGGGAGCTTCCCCACTTCGCTAAGGGTAACCATAATGGGTTGTTGCAGTCGCGAGCTAAATGAGCAACTCCAGAAATTAATGGGAACAAACCCAGATCTTGATGTGCGCATTTACGTAACTG GTCTCAGATCCTAG
- the LOC123160885 gene encoding protein DETOXIFICATION 16 — MEEPLVHKKGEERLVVIEVKKQLYLAGPLIVGSLLQDVVQMISVMFVGHLGELALSSASIATSFAGVTGFSLLSGMSSSLDTLCGQAFGAKQHHLLGIYKQRAILVLTPVSVVVAVIWGYTGQILLLFGQDPEIAMEAGSYIRWMIPSLFVYGPLQCHVRFLQTQNMVLPVMLSSGITALNHILVCWLLVYKLGLGNKGAALANTISYLTNVSILALYTRLSPSCRSTWTGLSTEAFRDILGFLRLAVPSALMVCWEWWSFELLILASGFLPNPKLEASVLSISVNTISLVFSVPYGLSAAISTRVSNELGAGRPDAARLATQVIMVLGIASSVSVALAIVLVRNLWGYAYSNDKEVVEYISRIMPIIAVAFLFDDMQCVLSGVVRGCGLQSIGSYVNLSAYYLVGIPAALCFAFIYHLGGVGLWMGITCALVVQTVLFMSITLRTNWDREASKARDRVSITSLPLDLAA, encoded by the exons ATGGAGGAGCCCCTTGTTCACAAGAAAGGAGAGGAGAGGCTGGTAGTGATTGAGGTGAAGAAGCAGTTGTACCTTGCTGGGCCTCTCATCGTCGGAAGCCTCTTGCAGGATGTGGTCCAAATGATATCTGTCATGTTTGTGGGTCATCTCGGCGAACTCGCTCTCTCGAGTGCCTCCATCGCAACCTCCTTCGCTGGCGTAACTGGCTTCAGCTTGTTG TCTGGCATGTCGAGCAGCCTGGACACGCTGTGTGGGCAAGCATTTGGAGCAAAGCAGCACCATCTTCTTGGCATCTACAAGCAGAGGGCAATCCTTGTGCTCACTCCGGTGAGCGTCGTGGTTGCCGTAATCTGGGGATACACCGGCCAGATCCTTCTGTTGTTTGGACAGGACCCTGAGATTGCCATGGAAGCAGGGAGCTACATCCGTTGGATGATTCCGTCGCTGTTTGTCTATGGTCCGCTGCAGTGCCATGTCAGGTTCCTGCAAACTCAGAACATGGTCCTCCCGGTGATGCTGAGCTCGGGCATCACAGCGCTGAACCACATCTTGGTGTGCTGGCTGCTGGTCTACAAGCTTGGCCTGGGCAACAAGGGTGCTGCCTTGGCCAATACAATCTCCTACCTCACCAATGTGTCCATCTTGGCTCTCTACACCAGGCTCTCCCCATCTTGTAGGAGCACTTGGACGGGGTTGTCGACGGAGGCATTCCGTGACATCCTCGGTTTCTTGAGGCTTGCCGTCCCATCAGCCCTTATGGTTTG CTGGGAGTGGTGGTCGTTTGAACTCCTGATACTTGCTTCCGGATTTCTGCCAAATCCTAAGCTCGAGGCATCGGTACTATCAATTAG TGTAAATACTATCTCACTGGTATTCAGCGTCCCGTATGGGCTTAGTGCAGCTATAAG CACCCGTGTATCAAATGAACTGGGTGCTGGACGACCGGATGCTGCCCGTTTGGCGACCCAGGTGATCATGGTCCTAGGAATTGCGTCAAGCGTATCGGTTGCTCTTGCAATTGTTTTGGTGCGCAATCTATGGGGGTATGCATACAGCAACGACAAGGAAGTGGTGGAGTATATCTCTAGAATTATGCCGATTATTGCCGTGGCATTCTTGTTTGATGACATGCAGTGTGTTCTTTCAG GCGTTGTTAGGGGCTGTGGCCTTCAAAGTATTGGTTCCTATGTCAATCTCAGTGCGTACTACCTTGTGGGCATCCCAGCGGCTCTATGTTTTGCCTTTATCTACCATCTTGGTGGAGTG GGGCTATGGATGGGAATAACCTGCGCACTTGTCGTGCAGACGGTGTTGTTCATGTCCATTACTCTTCGCACTAACTGGGACAGAGAA GCTTCGAAGGCCAGGGACAGGGTTTCCATTACTTCCTTGCCTCTAGACTTGGCGGCGTGA